In a genomic window of Amycolatopsis japonica:
- a CDS encoding M36 family metallopeptidase gives MTSRSSRSRASLCAATAITVLALVTAPQAGAAPAPGAVHTTPDRSGKDVDVRDTARTSPRVLAARDRLAASRANSVATARAELGNQALLDFDELTGTPRILARTDGFLTGPSGRSPRDIVLNYLRDKEGLVGLSAADTAKLNLRKDYVDVEGTHHLSFTQSVGAVPVFGNGLKAHVTKDGRLIQLDGAPVRDLPASLGAATLAAPGPDSKQVAFLTGDGIRPAWYTLTKPAVDQMFQEVTDAGTGKLLYRKNLVNHANDADGAKGLAWEAQPGPQKQVNLSQKGWLPADAKTLDGNVAHVAADVNGDQKFQPQEEIGRNTDGTFRYKFSDFNAAVGPPCSTARPCSWDPKTPGSWAKNREQNAVQALAYVGSFHDHLASFPIGFTREAGNFEKVDGDAVQVHTLLGAQTPGYYNNAFMGTPPDGHAPTMGMFLFRDPRDPTDPFLAANSADDATIIHHEYTHGLSNRLVVDAQGNSTLSSLQSGSMGEAWSDWYAFDYLVGRNAIKDTSAPGELLGGDYVSNGVPLARTQPLDCPVGAGAPQCPGTPGAGPGGYTYGDLGRIIGFPEVHADGEIWASTLWDVRSALGVQLTRALVTRAMELSPAAPSFLDMRNAILQADTVINGGRAHAKLWKTFAARGMGYFAASITGADTAPAEDFSTPPPAGTPTGTVTGKVTNRDSGTPIAGVAVRFSGHDSGFAGSLAAVTDAAGGYTIPGVLPGTYPKVYASGGGADSETRAVSVRSGTTKVDWALRFNWASGDAGAGVTAFNGEDFTPYGCGPGDLVASSALGGGGWSTDKVVGPDGKIETRFVTIKLGKPVNVSAIEIDPTNVCGDDPPAAAKDVTVETSVDGTAWVKAGTGDFKPADLNKLTALQLAPGSATGVRFVRLTVSSNQLSFYPDRPCSPQPTTAGCLYMDVQKLAVRGAAA, from the coding sequence GTGACGTCACGTTCGTCGCGTTCGCGTGCCTCGCTGTGCGCCGCGACCGCCATCACCGTATTAGCGCTGGTCACGGCGCCCCAAGCCGGTGCGGCACCGGCACCGGGCGCCGTGCACACCACACCGGACAGATCAGGGAAGGACGTCGATGTCCGTGACACGGCGAGAACCAGTCCGCGCGTCCTGGCCGCGCGGGACCGGCTCGCGGCGTCGCGGGCGAACTCCGTCGCGACCGCGCGGGCGGAACTGGGCAACCAAGCCCTGCTCGACTTCGACGAGCTGACCGGCACACCCCGGATCCTGGCCCGCACCGACGGTTTCCTCACCGGACCGAGCGGCAGGTCACCCCGCGACATCGTGCTGAACTACCTGCGGGACAAGGAAGGCCTCGTCGGTCTCAGCGCCGCCGACACCGCGAAACTGAACCTGCGCAAGGACTACGTCGACGTCGAAGGCACGCACCATCTGTCCTTCACCCAGTCCGTCGGCGCCGTTCCGGTGTTCGGCAACGGTTTGAAGGCACACGTCACCAAGGACGGCAGGCTGATCCAGCTGGACGGCGCGCCCGTGCGCGACCTTCCCGCGTCACTCGGCGCGGCGACGCTGGCCGCGCCCGGCCCCGACTCGAAGCAGGTCGCGTTCCTGACCGGCGACGGCATTCGTCCCGCCTGGTACACGCTGACCAAACCCGCCGTGGACCAGATGTTCCAGGAAGTGACCGACGCCGGCACCGGGAAACTGCTCTACCGCAAGAACCTGGTCAACCACGCCAACGACGCCGACGGAGCCAAGGGCCTCGCTTGGGAGGCTCAGCCCGGGCCGCAGAAGCAGGTCAACCTGAGCCAGAAGGGCTGGCTGCCCGCCGACGCCAAGACACTGGACGGCAACGTCGCGCACGTCGCCGCCGACGTCAACGGCGACCAGAAGTTCCAGCCGCAGGAAGAAATCGGCCGGAACACCGACGGCACCTTCCGGTACAAGTTCAGCGACTTCAACGCGGCCGTCGGTCCGCCGTGTTCGACGGCGAGGCCCTGCTCCTGGGATCCGAAGACACCGGGTTCGTGGGCGAAGAACCGCGAGCAGAACGCCGTGCAGGCGCTGGCCTACGTCGGGAGCTTCCACGACCACCTCGCGTCGTTCCCGATCGGCTTCACCCGCGAGGCGGGCAACTTCGAGAAGGTCGACGGCGACGCCGTCCAGGTCCACACCCTGCTCGGCGCGCAGACGCCGGGCTATTACAACAACGCGTTCATGGGCACCCCGCCGGACGGCCACGCGCCGACGATGGGGATGTTCCTGTTCCGCGACCCGAGGGACCCGACCGACCCGTTCCTCGCGGCGAACTCCGCGGACGACGCCACGATCATCCACCACGAGTACACCCACGGCCTGTCCAACCGGCTCGTCGTCGACGCACAGGGCAACTCCACCCTGAGCTCCCTGCAGTCCGGCTCCATGGGCGAGGCCTGGAGCGACTGGTACGCCTTCGACTACCTCGTCGGGCGCAACGCGATCAAGGACACCTCGGCACCGGGTGAACTCCTCGGCGGCGACTACGTCAGCAACGGCGTCCCCCTCGCCCGCACCCAGCCGCTGGACTGCCCGGTCGGCGCCGGTGCGCCGCAATGCCCCGGCACGCCCGGAGCCGGTCCCGGCGGTTACACCTACGGCGACCTCGGCCGGATCATCGGTTTCCCGGAGGTCCACGCCGACGGCGAGATCTGGGCGAGCACGCTGTGGGACGTCCGCTCGGCTCTCGGGGTGCAGCTGACGCGGGCGCTGGTCACCCGCGCGATGGAGCTTTCGCCCGCGGCGCCGTCGTTCCTGGACATGCGGAACGCGATCCTGCAGGCCGACACGGTGATCAACGGCGGCCGCGCGCACGCCAAACTGTGGAAGACGTTCGCCGCCCGCGGCATGGGTTACTTCGCCGCGTCGATCACCGGCGCCGACACCGCGCCCGCGGAGGACTTCTCCACCCCGCCGCCGGCAGGCACCCCGACCGGAACCGTGACCGGCAAGGTCACCAACCGCGACAGCGGCACCCCGATCGCGGGCGTCGCGGTCCGGTTCAGCGGGCACGACTCCGGTTTCGCCGGTTCGCTGGCCGCCGTCACCGACGCCGCGGGCGGCTACACCATCCCCGGCGTGCTCCCCGGCACCTATCCGAAGGTCTACGCCTCCGGAGGCGGCGCGGACAGCGAGACCCGCGCGGTCTCGGTGCGGTCGGGAACCACCAAGGTCGACTGGGCGCTGCGGTTCAACTGGGCGTCCGGCGACGCGGGCGCCGGCGTCACCGCGTTCAACGGTGAAGACTTCACCCCGTACGGCTGCGGTCCCGGTGATCTCGTCGCCTCGTCGGCGCTCGGCGGTGGCGGCTGGTCGACCGACAAGGTCGTCGGACCCGACGGCAAGATCGAGACGCGCTTCGTCACGATCAAGCTGGGCAAACCGGTCAACGTGAGCGCCATCGAGATCGATCCGACCAATGTCTGCGGCGACGACCCGCCCGCCGCGGCCAAGGACGTCACGGTCGAGACCTCGGTGGACGGCACGGCCTGGGTGAAGGCGGGCACCGGCGACTTCAAACCCGCCGACCTGAACAAGCTCACCGCGCTCCAGCTCGCTCCGGGCAGCGCGACCGGGGTGCGGTTCGTGCGGCTGACCGTTTCGTCCAACCAGCTGTCGTTCTATCCGGACAGGCCCTGCTCGCCGCAGCCGACGACGGCCGGGTGCCTGTACATGGACGTGCAGAAACTGGCGGTGCGGGGCGCCGCGGCCTGA